CGTCCTGATACTCTTGCCGTCGGTGTTGTGGATCCCAACCACCTACGACTATCTGAAGACCCGTTCTCCGCGCGAGTTGCTCAGGGTTCAAATGGTCCGGTACCTTGTCGCGGCTGGTTCCTTGATCCTGCTCGTCATGCTGGCCCTGCTGAAGCCATTCGCGCCTGAGCTCTTCTCCTGGCCGTCGACGGTGGGCGCCGCCCTTTTCGCCTGCTTTGTCTTGACAAGTGCGCGCCGCCATGGACGGCGCGGCTCGACGCCAAAACCGGAATGATCTAGCCGGCCATCGCCGTGGCGGCCAAAGAATTCACCCCGGAACTCGTTGTAGCGCGCCTGCCTCGACGTCAGCCCCAGACAATCTCCATCCATTCAATAAAAAGAAAAAGGGCCGTAACTCATTGGAATTACGACCCTTTAGATTGGTCGGGATGACTGGATTTGAATTTCAGTCTCAATAACACAAAAAGCAGAGCCATTACGCTATGTTGCCGTTCTTTCAGAGAAACAAGATAACTGGCGAAGGTACTCTAAGGCACGCGAAGGACGAAGATAGGTTCTTCAGGTAGCGAGTTTCTGGCAATTGCCACTTCGTGAACGCCTCTTCAAAATCGAACGTGCTCACCGACGCACCCACCCTACTTCCAAGGGCCACCAGGTGGCCAAGTGCCGGAGTAGGTCTTCCCTTCGACCAGTGCCTTGATGATCGGCCCGAGGAACCTCCGCAGTCGGGTGATGATCGCGTCGAGGCTCGCGGGAGCGTCATCGAGCCGTGCCTTCCGCCGAAGCGCAGTCCACTGCGCGACTTTCGTCGGGTCGGTCACGAACTTCTCCGACAACGCCGTCGGCCGCAGTCTGAACTCGGTGCCACGACGGGCGAAGGTCGTCTTGATCGCCGTCGCAACTCTCTCCCCGTCGAACTCGAACCGCTGCGAGAGCAACCAGATGTCGTAGTAGTCCTTGAGGCGGCTGTTGATGATCCCGAGCTTCATCATCGTCTCGAACTTCTCGGCGATGACGCTATCGCGCGTGTAACCCTGCATCCTTACCGGCGGAAGGTCGAACCTTGCAGGCAGCATGATCTTGGCCGGAGCCGGAACTACCGCATCGCCGAAACCTATGTCGATCTGCATGGTGATCCGCGCCCTGGCCAGTTCACCCTTGAAGCTGACGCGCACTCCTTCGTAGACGGCCTCCTCGGTGATCCGCACGGCCCTAACGCTGTCAGCATCGAACACGAGGCCGTCCGGCTCGACCGGTTGGATGCAGATCGCCTTCACGGCGCTGGCGATCTCTTCTGGATCGTTGTGCAGGCGACCGAGAAGGTCGATGTCGCGGGTCGGGCGATATAGCGCCGCGCCCCAAGTATCAAGCAGCAGCGCACCCTTGAGGACGAAGCGGCTGGCGTAGGCCGACCGTGATAGGCGGTAGAGGAAGCGCTCCATCGCGTAGCGAAGCAGCACTTCGTCGAAGGGAGTCGATGTCTCCTGCGCCGCGTTGAGCAGGCGCTGCCGTACTGACGCCGCCAGGTCCTTCTTCTGCTCCTTCGCCGTCATAGAATGGCTTCCAGGTAGGGCCGCATGATCCTCTCCACGCGGCAGACCCGCGCGTACTCCATGAGCTTGTCGACGTTGATCTTCCGGCGTTCGCGGTAGAGCTTGAGGGCTTCAAGCGCAACATCGAGGCCGATCTTATTGCGAAACTTGAAGCAGTCGGCCACTGTCTTCTCCGGCGAGTAGACGCGAACGGTGAACTCGTCGACCCGGTGTTCTTCGATCCCTTCGGTGAAAGCTCGCCCGGTGTACCAGAAGACGCGCACCGGCGGAAAGTCGATCCGTGGCGTCCAAGCGTGGTTCTCCAGGGCAACGTAGACCTCATGGGGTATCTGGGTCGTCAGCTCGTGAAACGAGAGCGCCGAGATCAAGCAGATCACGCCGGAAGGCACTCGTGCGGCGACAGCGGCAAGATCGGGAGCGCTCAGCGGCGGTAGATCAGCCAGACGATAGACGCCGCGTGCAACCCGTTCGAGGAGTCCCTCCGAAACCATCGTCCGGAACGCGCGTTCCGGGACTCCGGTAGCGATGATCTCCGAGTAGCGCATCACGCCGCCTCGACTTTGAAGCGCTGCTCTCACCTTCTCGATGTTGGACGGTTCTGGCTTCATGGCCCACCGGATGAAATGCTAGGTACTTATAAACAACTACCTAGACTATCCTCCATAGCCTTTTTAGTGTCAAGCGGTTTCTTCTTACTCATCGAAGCCGACATGTGCCCGCGCGCGCGAGACGCGGATTTTTTTGAAAACATTTTCCGGGGGTCGGCCGCGTCGCGCGCATAGCGCGTATGCCCGCGTGCTCCACCGCCCTACCGGGATCGAACCGCCCCCACCGGCAAGCTCTTGACAAACTTCGTGCTGAACTTCACCGTCGACAGTAGAGACCATCACGAGCGGGTAAGGCACACGGGCCTGTGACCCCGCACCAACCGGCCCACCCAGGGCATCGGTGGTAACGCCGTGAACGATGGAGGCACCATGAACGAACCCAAGCAGCTTCGCGTCGTCTTCTACACCAGAGTCTCGACCTCAGCGCAGACCGTGGACAACCAGATGCTTCAGCTTCAGCAGGTGGCTGAGACCCGGCGCTGGAACGTCGTCGGCACTTACTCCGACACCGCTTCGGGTGCCCGGGATCGCAGACCGGCGCTCGACGAGATGATGAAGGCCGTCCGGCGCGGCCAGGTTGATCTCATCAGTATCACGGCGCTGGATCGGCTCGGACGCGATGTGCGGCATTTGCTGACGGTGGTCGAAGAACTCCGGCAAGCGGGCGTGGGGCTGTTCAGCCTAAGGGAAGGCATCGACACCAATTCGCCGAGC
This Myxococcales bacterium DNA region includes the following protein-coding sequences:
- a CDS encoding recombinase family protein, translated to MNEPKQLRVVFYTRVSTSAQTVDNQMLQLQQVAETRRWNVVGTYSDTASGARDRRPALDEMMKAVRRGQVDLISITALDRLGRDVRHLLTVVEELRQAGVGLFSLREGIDTNSPSGRMVMVIFSGLAEFELNILRERTVHGLQRARAKGVRLGRPPRVAVDVAEARRLIADGMSKKAVALHLGVPRTSLLRALNGVSKNASKTEAVSG
- a CDS encoding nucleotidyl transferase AbiEii/AbiGii toxin family protein, encoding MTAKEQKKDLAASVRQRLLNAAQETSTPFDEVLLRYAMERFLYRLSRSAYASRFVLKGALLLDTWGAALYRPTRDIDLLGRLHNDPEEIASAVKAICIQPVEPDGLVFDADSVRAVRITEEAVYEGVRVSFKGELARARITMQIDIGFGDAVVPAPAKIMLPARFDLPPVRMQGYTRDSVIAEKFETMMKLGIINSRLKDYYDIWLLSQRFEFDGERVATAIKTTFARRGTEFRLRPTALSEKFVTDPTKVAQWTALRRKARLDDAPASLDAIITRLRRFLGPIIKALVEGKTYSGTWPPGGPWK
- a CDS encoding transcriptional regulator: MKPEPSNIEKVRAALQSRGGVMRYSEIIATGVPERAFRTMVSEGLLERVARGVYRLADLPPLSAPDLAAVAARVPSGVICLISALSFHELTTQIPHEVYVALENHAWTPRIDFPPVRVFWYTGRAFTEGIEEHRVDEFTVRVYSPEKTVADCFKFRNKIGLDVALEALKLYRERRKINVDKLMEYARVCRVERIMRPYLEAIL